The Oncorhynchus mykiss isolate Arlee chromosome 5, USDA_OmykA_1.1, whole genome shotgun sequence DNA window CACCCCTCTACCACTGTTGGGGGTGTTGTGCTTTTCTCCTGTGCAGGGCTGGGGATTGTTAGAGGGACAAACTGCGTCCAGGGCTTGGAGGGGCAGTGGAAAGGGCTCTCTGCAGTAGTGGTGGGGGGCATGGCTGGCTCTGGGTCTCTGCTAGCTGTGGTGACAGCAGTCAGGCTGAGTTCCTGAGACTCCTCTAAAGACTCCTCTTTGGCTGAAGCAGTTGAGGCTGGAGTTGCTTTGGCAAAATTGTTGAAGTTCCTCAAGGGAGACCATCCAGGAGGCCTTCTTCTAAAGACTTCCTGTGAATGGAAAAATGTTCCTGGTCAAAATCCTCCATTTAGTACAAATTTCCAAAATATATAGCTACACATCACTACCCTATTAATGTATCATATTTTCTGAGCATCATTGATATGCTATAGTAGTATAGTTTGCAGAATGTCTCACAAAATTCTGAAGGGGACCTGGTGCACATTCCACATTTGCTTCTGCAGTCTCATGTCTCCAAGGTGCCACATCTACTGTAGAATTGCAGTGAGCAAGTTCCTAGAGAGACGGTACACAGGATGGCAGGGACAAGCATTCATGATACATAGCATTACAATGAAATGTTATGATACCACATTGAATGGTATGGGTTTAGTTCTCTCCAAAAAGTATAACTATTTAATTTCCTTTCAGAAGTATTACAACAGCAGAATcatattatatatactgtagcctaTTCAAAAAAATACTATGAGCTCCATTGTGGTTTACCACATCTTCAGCATCTGGATGACATTCATCGTTCAGCTCTTTGTGGTCCGCTTTGGAGCAATTGCTTTTCCTCATATCGAACATCAGTCTATACCTGAAACCAGCAACCACCTAAGAGGAGCATGTGAAAGAAGTTACTCAAAGACATTAGTTTGAGCCGCCCTCCCCCCAGTGGATTCTGGAATGACACTCCTAACGCAAACAAGTACAGTGCAGTCCAAGGGTCACACCCATAGAGGTAAATATAGCCACACCACACCCACTAATTCCAGAGCCAAGGAGATGATTTGGAATATTTCCATTGGAAGGGATGAGCAAAGACACAacttaaattatattttttcaaaaGTAGATAACTTTAAAAGATTTGTGTTGTTGGTAACTGTTGTAGGGCCTAACACCCCTGATCCCAACTGGTCACTCGGTTACCTGATTCACACTTTAGGGCTAGAACTGTACCGTACTGGCTCTGATCTTCTCTTTTCACATGGTCCTTTCCAGTATGGTTCCAGCAGCTATCGTAGATGCGTAACCAGATCAGCCCTGGCCTAGTTCAGCTCAGTTTGGCCCTACAGTGTGAATCAGGTTTGAATTGAACAAGGTATTTAGAGTCTTGCTCAACTTTCCACCAGGTGGCGTAGTCAACTAGCCTTTGTAGCATTCAATAACTCAGAGTGAGATTTGAAACTGATTTACCTGTCTCGTAGCAAAACCAACACTGTTCAGGACGAAGTGATGGCTGGAGTCCGAATCCGCATTGAACCTGGTGATGGAGTATGTCACAGGAGCCTTTAGGTCCTCACTGTCCACATCAATCTCCCTAGGACACCCCAGACATGTGGAGCGTTCAGCAACAACAGGGGCCTCCACTGGAGAACAGAGAGGGTTGTCAGTATAGAAATTCATTTTAACCACACATTTTTTGGTGATTCTAATCTAAATCAACAAATATACATATTCCTCTACATGAGTCAATCTTTGGTTGACATTTATCTGGTTGTCTGGAAAAACTCTAAGTATAAATAGACTTGTATGTGGTCTTTGGCTTGTCCTACTTTGTGTGAAGTGAAAAACTAACCAACTGGGTCACAGAAAACTGCCAGGacctctttatctgtctctgaCATGTGGACTGTTGCATTACAAGGGCTTGGCACCTGATAAATAAAcagaacaatatatttttttattgttatttaaAAATCAGATTGCACAGAGATGTCATCTAATAACAATGTACCAGGTAAGTTACCTGGTTCCCAGTTGAGAGGTAGTCACAGTCTCTCCAGACTTTGTTTCCCCCTGCTGGACAGTCAGTGACCCTGCCATTGAAttccacaaagtactgagtgcCTGAGTCACTCTGAGCCTACAAGAGAGGAAAGCAATAAATACTGTGACTGTGTAGTAATGTTCGTATTTTCTCTTCATCAATACAATGAACTCAAGATGTATGCAAAAAGGACTGGATAAATAACTCAATATAAATAACAATGTTCTCAATATGTCACCTACCGTTGAGGCCTCCAGAATCTGGTAGAGTGCTAGTTGATTTCCATAAGGAAGCTTCTCATTGTACTTGACAAGGGCCAAGTCCACAGCTGCCTCCACGTCTTTGTCATCACAGAACACAAGGACCTGCTCTGGCTCAAGCTCCTGCCTCTGTCCCAGAGCCCAAAGCTGGAGAGAGATCACCAGCACACATAGCCTCACTCCCAGCTTCATAACAAAGACATGTATGTCCCAGGACCGGAGAGAAGGAAATGTGAGACCAGATCTCGTTCCTTACTGGACTCCTACCTCTGAAATGATTGACTGTAGTCTATTCGCCTACACAGACCTGTTCAAATAAAATGAGACAGTGCACAATCAGAAAGGCATCCAGGCAGTCCCAGTGACAACAGAGTAAATGTTTACTTAtctgctgtcaccaccatgcctGCATTCTTTGAAAAATCTATATCTGTCTCTGAGTTGTGGAGAGTTTATGGCATGCAAGAACAATGATGGACATGTTATAAATCATATTATCCTTCTACAGTCACTTGTTGTGACACCAGTTTGTTTTCTTTACCCATCTCAAAATATCTATCAAGGAGTCAAGTGCCTGGGGAGGGTTTATTGTCCTGTCTCCTCTATAATTTATGGAATAAAACCTTGAACGTCTCTGTGAATGTGCTGGTCAAATGAAACATCACAAATTCATTTCCTGTAATAAATAGCCACTTCATGACTTTATCAAAACCTTTTGGTCTAACGAAAACAAATGTTTTATCTCTAAAGTAAACATACATATTACTTTAGTATTAGTGTGTGTCAGAAGGTAATACAATAGTAGAAGTCCGTGTTATTAAGATGTAAATGGAAGGCAATAGGACAACCTCTCTCCCATTATAAAGTACTTGGATGGGTGAACATGACCCTTTCCAAAAATGCTGGTCAGTTTGTCAATCCAAAATGAATTCTGACTTGCATTGACACATTGCTGCAGTAGTGTGTATTTTAGGAGATACTTTGTCCCTCCCTACCTTTGACCCTAAATGCATTCAATGCCTGCTAACACACAGTTTGATTTCCCCAGCAGCGCAGCCATTCCCAGAATCCCACCAGAGCTCCGATGCAATAAACATGAACCAATCATAGAATCAATGTATAAAGGCATCATGGTCCAGGTATGATACAAATACAATCTTTGATAAACCAATAGAAAAAAATGTTCCTCATATTTTCAATTTAGAGGCTAAAGCCTGTAACTCAGGATTAATTCAAACAAGTAATTGTCATAGAAACTGCTCAATCAACATGTCCTTTGAACCAACCTACTTTAACGCTATCTTTTTAGATAAAGAGTTGAGTAGACACAAATAACAAGATATCTGACCTGCAACAGCACACGGTAAAGTTAGTCACATCATATAGGGTATATCAGCCATTTAAAGATAGCTCATAAATCATTTAAAAAGAAAACCCTCTTTGCCCCTCCCCCTGAAGGCACTCATCTCTTGAACAAGGCGTTTTGGTCGTCTGGAGATGAATTCACCATATCACACCTCATACATTTGGTCACAACACAAAAATTCTCAACTGAACACAGAAGATGACAGACAAAGTCAGAAACAACATGCATCGTGAAACAATACTTTTTCTACTGGTTGCGATCATAATGGGTGAGTTGCATGCACCTCTATCTAATAATGTCTAATAATGTCTAATCTATTCGGTGGTAGTGGTAGTCTGATATAAGTTGATACTGCAGGCCATTTGAATCTGAATTTGATTCTGAGCTAATGTTAGAAAAGAGTGGAAGTGTACTCTTAAAAAGTCTAAATCATTGCAGGTAAAATTGCATGACATTTTACAGACATAATCATGGCTACTTCAACACGtttttacaattatttatttaattttattgtAAAAAATAAGATGAACCTAAGGGGGATCTGTAATTGTGCATGTGAATGTTGCCCCGGGTTTATGGTTTCTGTAAACTGTTTCACTTCACACTTCACACACTATACCGCTTCACAGGAAACAGCCTTATGACTGCTGCATTGGACCAGACCATCATCACCACAAATGAGTCTGGCCTAAACAACTCTGAGCCCACCGAGCAATCAAGCCTCCCAGAGAAGCCTGTTCTTCAGCCCAAAGAGACTGCTCCTGTCACCGGAAACTATGTGCTGAATGATACCGCAGGCAAGCCATGCATCAAGGTCTCCATGGGAGTGGAGTACATAGTTATTGAGAAGAAGGTAGGGACAATCACTTTCTCAGCactttttgtttgtgtttcagcACTTCTTTATCAGGGGTGAGACATCATGTGGTTTGTCACCTAAGTCGTGAAAAAAAAAACGGCCATTCTCATACACATTACTATGTTTGGTCATGAGTTCGGCCATACACTCATTATGATACTATATTATTAAGTAGCTCTAAATCTATAACAAGAATTACTTGTTCCTACATCATCACTTGTTTGCTATTGCTTTTGTCCTTTTCCAATCCAGTGGTATGTTGATCCTTTTTCAGAAAGCTTCCTATTTCAACTTAGACCCTTCCACCACCCTCGCAACGGGTAGATGTGGTCAAAAAGAGGCCGTTCTTTCCCTGGCTATTGTAGGAGAGGGAGGCTATCTGGATCTCACCTTTGAAAAGGTACAAATTCAGAAACTTCCATCTTCTCATGCCACACATGATGTCTAATGCACATGACCAGATCACCTTATAACtggaaaaaaaaaatcctctcCGACGCTGAGATGATAACTAAGAATAATCACAGGTTGACCACAACTGTTCCATATAACGATCATAAGCAGAGCAATACATTATGTCTATATATGGCTCTGAGCAGAAGCAAACTCATTCAAATGCATTTGCATGATGATTTGCATGTTTGGCTTTTAATAAAAACAATGATTTATTTATGTAATGCACATCATTAACTATTTTTCCTCCCACAGGAAGGGAACATATCCTATGTGTCAAAGGTCAGAGCTAATTTGGCACCAAGCAAAGGTGAGTTGACCAACATGATCTCACAAGTAGACACATGATTTGAAAAAAAATGCATGGATATTTTTCAACTGATTTTTCATTGTTAGAAAAACAAGGCTGAGCATATTCTTTCCCCATTAGGAAATAAAAACTATCCTGGGGTGATAGAACATGAAAAGCTGTTCCCAACTGCCGCTGACCACAGCCTCAAGTGTAATTCTCAGACCGAGTTTCATCTGGCTGAAAACCTTAGAGTGAAGCTTGGGCCTCTTCAGTTCCAAGCCTTCAAACTCACCAATGGGAAGTTTGGAGAGGGTATGTCGATTTTTACATTTTGCGGACCTTTTCATTCATGATTTACAAAAGCCTTCTGTTTATTATTTTTCTGTAGGCATATTTATGGTATAATGCTCTTTTAAATGTAATATTGTAAAGGTAATGTTTTACTGTTTTGGCCCCTCAAAAACAATTATCCAAGTGTTAAGCTCCAGATTAAATAATATTGTAAAATGTAACAGAATCAGTCAAAACAAAATCAATACTGTGCTTCTATttttacattacatttacttTACAAAGTTTTAAAAAACTTGCAAAAAAAGTTAACCACATCTCGGGGTCATTTTGAAGTTCTGGCTCTAAAACATTTTgctgatatatattttttaaatgatataGGAAGGGAAAACTCCATAACATAGGCAGTAAATCTCCTGTATTTATCTTACATCTAAGACATGTGTCAGTTATCTTATTATCAAGTAAATGCAGTCTATGTGGAGTAAAATATGTGTTGTTCAATATATTGAATTGCATCTGTCTATGTTTGGTTGCCATTAAGTAGCTCTGAAAGATTTCAAGCAAGTCATCCCAGTCTACTGGGTCATAGTTACAGCCTAggtctctttctgtctcatttGCATGTTAGGTTATTATAAGTAGGTCAGTTATTATTCTGTGTATTATATGTCAGTGAGATCAGACCTCAAGTTGACCAAGTACTATGAATACGATTTTCGGGTAGTGATTCCTTTGGAGTATTAGGGAAATGGTATTTTGTCTTTTCTTTGAACCAGTATTTAAGAAGCTAGTTTCAGGAAGCTCATGCTGGTCTTTGAGTTGTTGAAATTGCAGGATTTTTTTTCCCTTTCAAGTTTcataaacaatatatatattttttgtccccCCTATGGCATTTCAGAGGTTGAGTGCTGGGCTGACTTCAACAAGAGGATCTTCCCCATCATTATTGGTGCCACGGTTGTGGGACTACTCCTGATTGCTGTCCTGACCTTCCTGATCATCTGGAACAACCGTAGACAAGCTGGCTATGACAGGATCTGAGAAGACTTCATGCAAACATAACATGAATGCTTTTTATAGACATGTTTTGTGTTTCCTAGATGCTTTTTAGTATTTTTATCCATGACTCAATATGAAcctttttattgttgttttttaatATTTAATTCTGTTTGCAAAGAAAATAGAAATAATATTATTACAGTAAAAAAATATGTGAATGTGGTTAATACTTCTAGGAAAACACTCTGTAAGTTTACAATCATAATCAGCCAATATGGTCAGCAAATTTAATCATGATACATGCTAattatattttttgggggaaatTATATTTTGTTTAAAGAGTGCTCATATTCCCTTATTAAAAGTGTGGCTTTATCCAGCACGATTGAAATTCATTATTTTCAAGTTCACATATAAGTATAGATTTATTGCAtgctttattatttaaaaaaaagctaATTAAAGCTCAAATATACTGACTGAGATAAAGGCACTGGGTTATGAGCTAAATTGTTTGCTAAATGAACAAATTAAGTAGGCAGTAGCATGGTGcatatgtaaccgatgtgaaatggctagtagttagcggtggtgcgcgctaatagtgtttcaatcgggtgacgtcactcgctctgagacctgaagtagttgttccccttgctctgcaagggc harbors:
- the lamp3 gene encoding lysosomal-associated membrane protein 3 (The RefSeq protein has 2 substitutions compared to this genomic sequence) yields the protein MSDKVRNNMHRETILFLLVAIIMGNSLMTAALDQTIITTNESGLNNPEPTEQSSLPEKPVLQPKETAPVTGNYVLNDTAGKPCIKVSMGVEYIVIEKKKASYFNLDPSTTLATGRCGQKEAVLSLAIVGEGGYLDLTFEKEGNISYVSKVRANLAPSKGNKNYPGVIEHEKLFPTAADHSLKCNSQTEFHLAENLRVKLGPLQFQAFKLTNGKFGEEVECWADFNKRIFPIIIGATVVGLLLIAVLTFLIIWNNRRQAGYDRI
- the LOC110524468 gene encoding kininogen-1, with the translated sequence MKLGVRLCVLVISLQLWALGQRQELEPEQVLVFCDDKDVEAAVDLALVKYNEKLPYGNQLALYQILEASTAQSDSGTQYFVEFNGRVTDCPAGGNKVWRDCDYLSTGNQVPSPCNATVHMSETDKEVLAVFCDPVVEAPVVAERSTCLGCPREIDVDSEDLKAPVTYSITRFNADSDSSHHFVLNSVGFATRQVVAGFRYRLMFDMRKSNCSKADHKELNDECHPDAEDVELAHCNSTVDVAPWRHETAEANVECAPGPLQNFEVFRRRPPGWSPLRNFNNFAKATPASTASAKEESLEESQELSLTAVTTASRDPEPAMPPTTTAESPFHCPSKPWTQFVPLTIPSPAQEKSTTPPTVVEGCFSDLDLLGKK